The Nitrosomonas sp. sh817 genome includes a window with the following:
- a CDS encoding DEAD/DEAH box helicase encodes MNKFVNAISGRLSLRDPQRHSLEILARVAEIVPPRKNTDIAAALEVIKSEYPSVTDFEREFPSLCFAIATGVGKTRLMGAFISYLHLAHGINNFFVLAPNLTIYNKLIGDFQPASPKYVFKGVSEFSINPPAIITGDDYQLLAGNMFDQIARCKINIFNISKINSEVRGGKLPKIKRLAEYIGESYFDYLAGLPDLVLLMDESHRYRASAGVRAINELKPVLGLELTATPKVETGRGAVDFKNIIFDYALGKALDDGFIKEPAVVTRKDFNPAGMTSDDIELLKLEDGIRLHERTKVELETYARETENCIVKPFLLVIARDTTHAGQLLDLIKSDAFFDGRYKDKVIQVDSSQTGEKEDEMIQRLLAVESTEEPTEIVIHVNMLKEGWDVTNLYTIVPLRAANARILIEQSIGRGLRLPYGKRTGVDAVDRLSIVAHDKFQEIIDEANRPDSAIHLKQVVLSDSDLKQKTTTVVSQSNLAQMLGVVPAQASPRTHVAPIAQPPMFFATPEEQKIALITHKAIQRMARDATLLPSVSYLQNEDIRKQVLREVQAEYRPQQLEIEGIVEKPDIAAIVAKTTSLVIQQTIDIPRISVVPKGEVKSGFKPFQLKLDSLRFQPPEETLWVQYLRTGKSMELGVGEGGIEEDRLENHVVAGLIDYDDVSYDDNADLLYDLAGQVVQHMRFYLPEEQIGKVLHFHQCEISRFVHAQMLEHYWEETSGYDVVVSSGFSPLKESAYSTLSGQEPLNFRVSPTDKTNMAKYLFGGFSNCLYPVQKFDSDAERQLAIILDREADKWFKPARGQFQIYYRTGTGEQEYQPDFVAETTDCIYMLEPKARNQLEAPDVIAKKDAAVRWCQNASDHAKTYGGKPWVYLLIPHDVIAENITLDGLRGNFKY; translated from the coding sequence ATGAATAAATTTGTAAATGCAATTTCTGGTCGTCTTTCCCTTCGTGATCCACAGCGACATTCGCTGGAAATCCTTGCGCGGGTTGCAGAAATTGTTCCGCCACGCAAAAACACCGATATTGCGGCCGCGTTAGAGGTTATCAAGTCAGAATATCCTTCCGTGACAGATTTTGAACGGGAATTTCCCTCGCTCTGTTTTGCCATAGCTACAGGTGTTGGAAAAACTCGTCTGATGGGAGCATTTATTTCCTACCTGCATCTGGCACATGGGATCAATAACTTCTTCGTTCTTGCCCCAAATCTAACCATTTACAATAAGCTGATTGGGGATTTCCAGCCCGCGTCACCTAAATATGTGTTCAAGGGAGTTTCTGAATTTTCAATCAACCCTCCTGCTATTATCACAGGAGATGATTATCAGCTATTGGCCGGTAACATGTTTGACCAGATTGCGCGCTGCAAAATCAATATCTTCAACATTTCCAAGATCAATTCGGAAGTGCGCGGAGGGAAACTGCCAAAGATCAAGCGTCTGGCAGAGTATATCGGCGAAAGCTATTTCGATTATCTAGCAGGATTGCCTGACCTTGTGTTGCTGATGGATGAATCGCACCGCTACCGCGCTTCAGCGGGCGTACGCGCAATCAATGAATTAAAACCTGTTTTGGGACTGGAGTTGACTGCTACTCCAAAAGTAGAAACGGGGCGTGGTGCCGTTGATTTTAAAAATATTATTTTTGATTACGCCCTTGGTAAAGCGCTGGATGATGGTTTCATCAAAGAACCCGCCGTTGTTACGCGTAAAGACTTCAATCCTGCGGGTATGACTTCTGATGATATTGAACTGTTAAAGTTGGAAGATGGTATTCGCCTGCATGAAAGGACAAAGGTTGAGCTGGAAACGTATGCACGTGAGACTGAGAATTGCATTGTGAAGCCTTTCCTGCTTGTCATTGCGCGGGATACGACTCATGCGGGGCAATTGCTGGATTTAATCAAGTCTGATGCCTTCTTTGATGGACGCTATAAAGATAAAGTCATTCAAGTAGATTCCAGCCAAACGGGTGAAAAAGAAGACGAAATGATCCAGCGTCTTCTGGCTGTTGAAAGCACGGAAGAACCTACGGAAATTGTCATTCACGTCAACATGCTGAAAGAAGGTTGGGATGTGACTAACCTTTATACCATCGTGCCGCTTCGCGCTGCAAATGCACGGATTTTGATTGAGCAATCTATTGGACGCGGCCTTCGTTTGCCCTATGGCAAGCGTACGGGTGTTGATGCCGTTGATCGCCTCAGCATTGTGGCACACGATAAGTTTCAGGAAATCATAGATGAAGCCAATAGACCGGATTCCGCTATCCACTTGAAACAAGTGGTGCTCAGTGATTCAGATTTGAAGCAAAAAACAACTACGGTTGTTTCACAATCAAATCTGGCGCAAATGTTGGGGGTGGTTCCCGCGCAGGCAAGCCCTAGAACTCATGTCGCACCAATCGCGCAGCCGCCAATGTTTTTTGCTACGCCAGAAGAGCAGAAAATTGCGCTGATCACGCATAAAGCCATCCAGAGAATGGCGCGGGATGCAACGCTTTTGCCAAGTGTCTCCTATCTTCAAAATGAAGATATTAGGAAGCAGGTTTTGCGCGAGGTGCAGGCGGAATATCGTCCGCAGCAGTTGGAAATAGAGGGCATTGTCGAAAAACCAGACATTGCAGCGATTGTCGCCAAAACAACCTCTTTGGTTATTCAACAAACCATAGATATTCCGCGTATTTCCGTGGTTCCAAAAGGGGAAGTGAAGTCTGGCTTCAAGCCCTTCCAGCTCAAATTGGACAGTTTGCGCTTTCAGCCCCCAGAAGAAACACTATGGGTTCAATATCTTCGCACGGGAAAAAGCATGGAATTGGGCGTGGGCGAAGGTGGCATCGAGGAAGATCGCCTTGAAAACCATGTGGTTGCTGGCCTGATAGATTATGATGATGTGTCTTACGATGATAATGCCGATTTGCTCTATGACCTTGCAGGACAAGTTGTCCAACATATGCGCTTCTACCTCCCCGAAGAGCAGATTGGAAAAGTCTTACACTTTCATCAATGTGAAATTTCCCGTTTTGTCCATGCCCAAATGTTGGAACATTATTGGGAAGAAACATCAGGCTATGACGTGGTGGTCAGCTCTGGTTTCTCGCCTTTGAAAGAAAGCGCATATAGCACTCTATCAGGGCAAGAGCCATTGAATTTCAGAGTATCTCCTACTGATAAAACGAACATGGCGAAGTATCTGTTCGGTGGGTTTTCTAATTGCCTGTATCCCGTCCAGAAGTTTGACTCAGATGCTGAACGGCAGCTAGCCATTATTCTGGATCGTGAAGCCGATAAATGGTTCAAGCCTGCGCGCGGGCAGTTCCAGATTTATTATCGCACGGGAACGGGTGAACAAGAGTATCAACCTGATTTTGTCGCCGAAACGACAGATTGTATCTATATGCTGGAACCAAAGGCGCGAAACCAGTTAGAAGCCCCCGATGTTATCGCCAAGAAAGACGCGGCGGTACGTTGGTGTCAAAATGCCTCGGATCATGCAAAAACTTATGGCGGAAAGCCTTGGGTTTATCTGCTCATACCACATGACGTGATTGCGGAGAATATAACTTTGGATGGACTAAGAGGAAATTTTAAGTATTAG
- a CDS encoding N-6 DNA methylase, with product MSSIRIRHKKLPFTILPCGSGSLLLKANDEAPHGLTIFDQEMDNATSTVARMNMILHNNATAKSNMA from the coding sequence TTGTCATCAATCAGGATACGTCACAAGAAACTACCGTTTACGATCCTACCTTGTGGCTCCGGTTCGTTGTTATTAAAAGCCAACGACGAAGCACCGCATGGATTGACAATCTTTGATCAGGAAATGGATAACGCCACCAGCACGGTGGCACGAATGAATATGATTCTGCATAACAACGCCACCGCCAAATCAAACATGGCATGA
- a CDS encoding TrlF family AAA-like ATPase — protein sequence MGNEVFSNGSRWLKTDFHLHTRADKEFSYPGEENSYVNDYVDALVNAGIQLGVITNHNKFDLGEFKNLRKKAGKAGVGLLPGVELSINDGQAGVHTLVVFSDEWICNKEQANYIQSFLSVTFAGQASFEQENASSNHNIVDTVRELDKFHKDYFLIFAHVEAPKGLWNELKPGRISELFENETVRRRVVGFQKVRTYDERIKIQQALGNLYPAEVEGCDAKQFKDMVSRKEACYLKLGDYSFEAVKFALQDYDNRVCNELPKYGHSYITKISFEGAGALGGAEIYLSPELNTLIGIRGSGKSSVLEGIRYALNIPFGDKASDVEYKEGLVKHLLRSGGKVTVDAVDRRGQSYQIRRILNERPDVYVNEQLQPGVSIRETVLHKPIYFGQKDLSSTGAGFEKDLIEKLVGEVLSPVREKIEARCQFVRDAIGQIKRFKRASEQKQEWAQKKQDAVFKLKFYQQHGVEEKLQKQIDFDRDERKASQVIQETQNYLEQLIGFVAIFEDELKNQLLYKSANNQAFFDDFFATFKQVLQGFDTIKQVATQGQPLSFSLQRKLELFKQQKQALKEEFADIERKLAGELKQAGAQAISPQEFRQLKTLLDQADQMLGVLDKSEQQYAELKKTLEVELVKLNDLWLEEYRAIEQILAGINRPNSPLKIVPQFKANKDAMRKYMQDLFRGSRIREATLQGVIDNYSDFGAMWRDSTNIAIQLGSSYETFSQYFDSNIEAFLTWQVPNVFTIEFHGKALAHHSLGQRASALMLFVLSQRDNDVVIIDQPEDDLDNQTIYDDVIKLIRALKPETQFIFATHNANIPVLGDAEQVVACRYVDEQISTISGSIDCVDIQKSIVGIMEGGAEAFERRRQVYEAWKPKNY from the coding sequence ATGGGTAATGAGGTATTTTCGAACGGTAGCCGCTGGTTGAAAACGGATTTTCATCTGCATACTCGCGCCGACAAGGAGTTTAGCTATCCAGGGGAAGAGAATAGTTATGTGAACGATTATGTCGATGCGTTAGTAAATGCGGGCATTCAGCTTGGCGTGATTACCAATCACAATAAATTCGATCTGGGCGAATTTAAGAATCTTAGAAAAAAGGCGGGCAAGGCGGGCGTTGGTTTATTGCCCGGCGTCGAGTTGTCAATAAATGACGGTCAAGCCGGTGTACATACGCTGGTGGTGTTTTCCGATGAGTGGATATGCAACAAGGAACAAGCAAACTATATCCAAAGTTTTTTAAGCGTGACGTTTGCTGGACAAGCTAGCTTTGAGCAGGAAAATGCATCTTCCAATCACAACATTGTGGATACCGTTCGAGAACTGGACAAGTTCCACAAAGATTATTTCTTGATCTTTGCTCATGTAGAAGCCCCTAAGGGATTATGGAACGAGTTGAAACCAGGACGGATTAGCGAGCTATTTGAAAACGAGACCGTACGGCGCAGAGTTGTGGGTTTTCAAAAAGTGCGAACCTATGATGAGCGGATAAAAATTCAGCAAGCATTGGGTAATCTTTATCCTGCCGAAGTTGAAGGTTGCGATGCCAAGCAGTTCAAAGATATGGTTTCCAGAAAGGAAGCTTGTTACTTAAAACTGGGCGATTACAGTTTTGAAGCAGTTAAGTTTGCTTTGCAGGATTACGATAACCGAGTGTGCAATGAACTGCCCAAATATGGTCACTCGTATATTACGAAAATTAGTTTTGAGGGTGCGGGTGCGTTAGGTGGTGCTGAAATTTACCTATCGCCAGAACTGAATACCCTGATTGGCATTAGAGGCAGCGGCAAGTCGTCTGTTTTAGAGGGTATTCGCTACGCCCTTAATATTCCGTTTGGCGATAAAGCCTCAGATGTGGAGTACAAGGAAGGCTTGGTCAAACACCTGCTGCGCAGTGGCGGCAAGGTCACCGTTGATGCGGTGGATCGCCGGGGGCAGTCTTATCAAATACGTCGGATCTTAAACGAGCGACCCGATGTTTATGTAAATGAACAACTGCAGCCGGGCGTGTCCATTCGCGAAACGGTTTTGCATAAACCGATTTATTTCGGGCAGAAAGACCTTTCCAGCACCGGCGCGGGCTTTGAAAAAGATTTGATCGAAAAGCTGGTTGGTGAAGTGTTATCGCCTGTCAGGGAAAAAATCGAAGCCAGATGCCAGTTTGTTCGTGATGCTATCGGCCAGATCAAACGGTTCAAGCGTGCATCCGAGCAAAAGCAGGAATGGGCGCAAAAGAAGCAGGATGCTGTGTTCAAATTGAAGTTTTATCAGCAGCATGGGGTTGAAGAAAAGCTTCAAAAGCAAATTGATTTTGATCGCGACGAACGCAAAGCTAGTCAAGTGATTCAAGAGACTCAGAACTACTTGGAACAACTTATTGGATTTGTCGCCATCTTTGAAGATGAACTAAAAAATCAGCTCTTATATAAATCGGCCAATAATCAGGCCTTTTTCGATGATTTTTTTGCAACGTTTAAACAAGTATTGCAAGGGTTTGACACCATAAAACAAGTTGCAACCCAAGGGCAGCCTTTAAGCTTTTCACTACAACGTAAACTCGAGTTGTTTAAACAGCAAAAACAGGCGCTTAAGGAGGAGTTTGCGGACATTGAACGGAAACTGGCTGGCGAATTGAAACAAGCGGGTGCGCAGGCGATAAGTCCGCAGGAATTTCGGCAATTAAAAACGCTGTTAGATCAAGCCGATCAAATGTTGGGTGTGCTGGATAAGAGCGAACAGCAGTATGCCGAGTTGAAAAAAACGCTTGAAGTGGAGTTGGTGAAATTAAATGATCTTTGGCTTGAGGAATACCGTGCCATTGAGCAGATTTTGGCGGGTATTAATCGACCCAATTCACCTTTGAAAATTGTACCTCAGTTCAAGGCGAATAAGGATGCCATGCGTAAATATATGCAAGACCTTTTTCGTGGTAGTCGGATTAGAGAAGCTACCCTTCAGGGGGTAATTGATAACTACAGTGACTTTGGCGCAATGTGGCGCGATTCAACAAATATTGCTATCCAGTTAGGCAGTTCTTATGAAACATTTTCTCAGTACTTCGATAGCAATATCGAAGCTTTTTTGACGTGGCAGGTGCCCAATGTGTTTACCATCGAATTTCACGGTAAGGCTTTGGCTCATCACTCCCTTGGTCAGCGAGCCTCGGCACTGATGTTGTTTGTGTTGAGTCAACGAGACAATGATGTCGTTATTATCGATCAGCCAGAAGACGATCTGGACAACCAAACCATTTATGACGATGTGATTAAGCTGATCCGGGCACTTAAGCCGGAAACACAATTCATTTTCGCCACCCACAATGCCAATATTCCGGTTCTGGGTGATGCTGAGCAGGTGGTAGCGTGCCGATATGTTGATGAACAGATTTCTACCATTAGTGGCAGTATAGATTGTGTCGACATTCAAAAAAGCATCGTTGGCATTATGGAAGGCGGTGCCGAAGCCTTCGAGAGACGCAGACAGGTATATGAAGCATGGAAACCCAAGAATTATTAA
- a CDS encoding RNA-binding domain-containing protein, translated as METQELLSIIANGEDSTHQFKANINNANAIASEMTAFSNSRGGQILIGVHDDGAIAGLTNNDIAEINKLIANAATNNIKPSINPITQNVVLPNGMVLVLTIEPGLNKPYMDTQGFIWIKNGSDKRRETAREELQRMFQEAALVHADEMPVPGTSVADVDREFFESFFEEVVGETLAEQDVPLAQLMENMNLMKAGELNRCGALLFALRPQLRLPVFIVKAVAFPGQDITDTAYIDSQDINGKLSDVFQKTLSFVLGNIHYQQNEQGVNSLGEPEIPRIVLEELIANALIHRDYFVSAPVKVLVFSDRVEIISPGHLPNNLTIENIKLGNSNVRNPILASFAPRVLPYRGLGSGILRAIKAYSDIEFIDDREGNVFKAVIRRKVI; from the coding sequence ATGGAAACCCAAGAATTATTAAGCATTATCGCGAACGGCGAGGATAGTACTCATCAGTTTAAGGCGAATATAAATAATGCTAATGCTATTGCATCAGAAATGACCGCCTTTAGTAATTCAAGGGGTGGTCAGATACTTATAGGAGTCCATGATGACGGGGCTATTGCTGGTTTAACCAATAATGACATCGCTGAGATTAACAAACTCATTGCAAACGCGGCAACCAATAATATAAAGCCATCAATTAATCCAATTACTCAAAACGTTGTTTTGCCTAATGGAATGGTGCTTGTGTTGACGATTGAACCCGGATTAAATAAACCTTATATGGATACTCAGGGCTTCATCTGGATAAAAAATGGTTCAGACAAACGTCGAGAAACAGCTCGTGAAGAGTTACAACGCATGTTCCAGGAGGCCGCACTGGTTCACGCCGATGAAATGCCCGTCCCCGGTACTTCTGTCGCGGATGTCGATAGAGAATTTTTTGAGTCATTTTTTGAAGAAGTTGTTGGTGAGACTTTAGCGGAACAGGATGTCCCATTAGCTCAGCTGATGGAAAATATGAATTTAATGAAAGCGGGTGAGCTGAATCGATGTGGTGCGCTGTTATTTGCTTTAAGACCGCAGCTTCGTTTACCTGTGTTTATTGTTAAAGCAGTGGCATTTCCTGGACAGGATATTACCGATACAGCTTATATTGATAGCCAAGATATTAATGGCAAGCTATCTGATGTTTTTCAAAAAACATTAAGTTTTGTGCTGGGAAATATTCATTATCAACAAAATGAACAAGGGGTAAATTCCTTAGGCGAACCTGAAATACCAAGAATTGTCCTAGAGGAGCTAATAGCAAATGCCCTTATCCATAGAGATTATTTTGTTTCAGCGCCCGTTAAAGTATTGGTGTTTTCTGATCGAGTGGAAATTATTAGTCCAGGCCACTTGCCAAATAACTTGACTATTGAAAACATCAAGCTAGGCAATTCCAATGTAAGAAACCCTATTCTAGCCTCTTTTGCACCGCGCGTTTTGCCCTACCGGGGGCTTGGAAGCGGTATTTTACGTGCCATTAAGGCTTATTCGGATATTGAATTCATTGATGATCGTGAAGGTAATGTTTTCAAGGCTGTGATACGGCGCAAAGTGATCTAA
- a CDS encoding DNA-binding protein: protein MALTRNFKQTVIERIERDPEFAKALLDEAATLFLSGEPEAARLILRDLVNATVGFEHLAMLTDKPSKSLHRMLSPKGNPSMDNLAAIFDAIRTRLNVGIEVHTVELA from the coding sequence ATGGCACTAACCCGGAATTTCAAGCAGACAGTTATTGAGCGCATCGAGCGCGATCCTGAATTTGCAAAAGCGCTTCTTGATGAAGCGGCAACCTTGTTCTTAAGTGGCGAACCGGAAGCAGCACGCCTTATCCTTCGCGATCTCGTCAATGCCACCGTGGGATTTGAGCATCTAGCCATGCTGACTGATAAGCCCAGCAAAAGCTTGCATCGCATGTTATCGCCCAAAGGCAATCCCAGCATGGATAACCTCGCCGCTATTTTTGATGCGATTCGTACACGTTTGAACGTTGGAATTGAAGTTCATACGGTTGAATTGGCATAG
- a CDS encoding IS630 family transposase, producing the protein MEKDDARYSTLEQLHERRKQVVRLHRKGYGVMQIVELSGLSYPTVRFAIDRYEEGGFSALKPGMRGKRTGQGRSLTEEQEQAIRKIICDKRPEQLKMEFALWNRAAVMQLIEREYSIKLSVRGVGNYLSRWGFTPQKPIKKAYEQRPEAVQAWLNEQYPEIEKRAKAEGGEIHWGDETALVNTDVRGRCYAPAGKTPVTYAAGGTRQKLSMIAAVTNQGKTRWMIIDEAFNADRLIEFLEALIKDAGKKVFLILDNLRVHHSKQVKAWVAERQDKIELFYLPSYSPELNPEERLNADLKHAIGTKVPVRTKAKLKLAATEHMVKLEQSPERVKSFFQDPRVKYAA; encoded by the coding sequence ATGGAAAAAGACGACGCAAGATATTCGACGCTGGAGCAACTGCATGAACGGCGCAAGCAAGTGGTGCGGTTGCATCGCAAGGGCTACGGCGTGATGCAAATTGTTGAGCTCAGTGGGCTTTCGTATCCGACAGTTCGGTTTGCGATAGATCGGTATGAAGAAGGCGGATTTTCCGCCCTGAAGCCAGGGATGCGAGGCAAGCGTACTGGTCAAGGGCGGTCACTGACAGAGGAGCAGGAACAAGCCATCCGCAAGATCATTTGTGACAAGCGTCCGGAGCAACTGAAGATGGAATTTGCGCTGTGGAATCGGGCGGCGGTCATGCAACTGATAGAGCGGGAGTACAGCATCAAGCTGTCGGTGCGCGGCGTAGGCAACTATCTGTCACGTTGGGGTTTCACTCCCCAGAAGCCGATCAAGAAGGCCTATGAGCAGCGGCCTGAAGCCGTACAAGCCTGGCTCAACGAGCAATACCCGGAAATTGAGAAGCGCGCCAAGGCGGAAGGCGGCGAGATTCACTGGGGCGATGAAACCGCCTTGGTCAATACCGATGTGCGCGGTCGTTGCTATGCTCCGGCAGGCAAGACGCCAGTCACCTACGCGGCTGGTGGTACGCGACAGAAGCTATCGATGATTGCCGCAGTGACGAATCAGGGCAAAACACGCTGGATGATTATCGACGAGGCCTTCAACGCCGACAGGCTGATCGAATTCCTCGAAGCGCTGATCAAGGATGCCGGGAAGAAGGTATTCTTGATTCTCGACAATCTGCGGGTTCATCACAGCAAACAGGTCAAGGCATGGGTCGCTGAACGACAAGACAAAATCGAGCTGTTCTACCTGCCCAGCTATAGCCCGGAACTGAATCCGGAGGAACGCCTCAATGCCGACCTCAAGCATGCCATCGGGACGAAAGTGCCGGTGCGCACCAAGGCCAAACTCAAACTCGCTGCCACCGAACACATGGTTAAACTTGAACAATCACCCGAACGGGTCAAAAGCTTCTTTCAAGATCCGAGGGTCAAATATGCCGCTTGA
- a CDS encoding IS5 family transposase encodes MQSSFSELEYAAKKKQTRRDRFLVEIEAATPWTSLLNVIAPYYPVSGRRGHPPIGLERMLRMYIVQQCFGFSDEGAEDAVYDSQAIRCFVGIDLNREAVPDATTLLRFRHLLEAHHLTESIFDAINAHLAERGLFLREGTIVDATLISAPPSTKNREGKRDSEMHQTRKGKQWHFGMKVHIGVDAQSGLVHTLIGTAANVHDVTQAQALLHGDETDVFGDAGYLGVEKREENLELPVTWHIAMRPSKRKALPKTTAGELMEKLEHAKASIRAKVEHPFHVVKNLFMHRKTRYKGMAKNNAQMFSLFGLANLLLARRWLCSSDSQIAS; translated from the coding sequence ATGCAATCAAGCTTTTCTGAGCTGGAATATGCGGCAAAGAAGAAACAAACCCGGCGTGATCGTTTTCTGGTTGAGATTGAAGCTGCAACACCGTGGACATCCCTGCTGAATGTTATAGCTCCGTATTATCCGGTTAGCGGTAGGCGAGGTCATCCACCGATTGGTTTGGAACGGATGCTGAGGATGTATATTGTGCAACAGTGCTTTGGTTTTTCGGATGAAGGCGCGGAAGATGCTGTATACGACAGTCAAGCAATCCGCTGCTTTGTTGGTATTGATCTGAATCGGGAAGCAGTACCGGATGCGACGACTCTGCTGAGATTTCGCCATTTGCTGGAAGCGCATCATCTGACGGAATCCATTTTTGATGCAATCAATGCACATTTGGCTGAACGCGGACTATTTCTTCGCGAAGGTACGATTGTTGATGCTACGCTGATCTCAGCGCCTCCTTCGACCAAGAATAGAGAAGGAAAACGCGATAGCGAAATGCATCAAACCAGGAAAGGCAAGCAGTGGCACTTCGGCATGAAGGTACACATCGGTGTCGATGCGCAATCAGGGCTTGTTCATACCCTGATCGGAACGGCAGCCAATGTCCACGATGTTACTCAGGCACAGGCGCTGCTGCATGGTGATGAAACCGATGTATTTGGTGATGCGGGCTATCTGGGCGTTGAGAAACGAGAAGAGAATCTTGAATTGCCCGTAACCTGGCATATCGCGATGCGCCCTTCCAAGCGCAAGGCATTGCCCAAAACAACAGCAGGCGAACTGATGGAGAAGCTTGAACATGCAAAAGCCAGCATTCGTGCCAAAGTTGAGCATCCCTTTCATGTCGTAAAGAATCTGTTCATGCATCGCAAAACTCGCTACAAAGGAATGGCCAAAAATAATGCTCAGATGTTTTCACTGTTTGGGCTTGCCAACTTGCTGCTGGCTCGCCGGTGGTTATGTAGCTCTGACAGCCAGATTGCGTCTTAA
- a CDS encoding type II toxin-antitoxin system death-on-curing family toxin has translation MRDHLTVTDVLAIHSILIKRYGGSHGIRDHHALESALFRLQSGYYTDIIAEAAALMESLAINHPFIDGNKRVAFAATDIFLRINGYRINSKPMVIYADMMQMFDTGTFNQIHLEQWLRKIVIKVS, from the coding sequence GTGAGGGATCATTTAACTGTCACCGATGTACTGGCAATCCATTCGATATTAATTAAACGTTACGGCGGTTCACACGGTATCCGCGATCATCACGCGCTTGAGTCTGCTCTGTTTCGTCTTCAGTCAGGCTACTATACTGACATAATTGCAGAAGCTGCCGCACTCATGGAAAGTTTAGCAATTAATCATCCATTCATTGACGGCAACAAACGGGTCGCTTTCGCGGCAACAGATATTTTTCTTCGCATTAACGGTTATCGAATCAATTCAAAACCAATGGTTATTTATGCTGACATGATGCAAATGTTTGACACGGGCACATTTAATCAAATTCACCTTGAGCAATGGTTAAGAAAAATAGTCATCAAGGTTTCTTAA
- a CDS encoding DUF1614 domain-containing protein gives MQVYLFDRIDQCFLRIPARRFQNETLICINFGGCLIPVTLSMFLFSHSELDIFPALLGITIITIISYFFSRPIPRLGIAMPILVAPISAALVGLLISPEQSAPLAYISGTLGVLIGADLLRIKDISRLGTPFASIGGAGTFDGIFITGIVAAMLA, from the coding sequence TTGCAGGTCTATCTATTTGATCGAATAGATCAGTGTTTCCTTAGAATACCTGCGCGACGCTTCCAGAACGAAACGCTGATTTGCATCAACTTCGGCGGTTGCCTGATACCCGTGACCCTGTCCATGTTTTTGTTTTCCCACAGCGAACTGGATATCTTCCCGGCATTGCTTGGCATCACCATCATTACCATCATCAGCTATTTTTTCAGCCGCCCGATTCCCAGACTCGGCATTGCCATGCCAATACTGGTTGCACCCATCAGCGCGGCATTGGTGGGTCTGCTGATCAGCCCGGAACAAAGCGCGCCGCTGGCTTATATCAGCGGTACCTTGGGCGTATTGATCGGCGCCGATCTGTTACGCATCAAGGATATTTCCCGGCTCGGCACGCCGTTTGCCTCGATTGGCGGCGCGGGCACATTCGACGGCATTTTCATTACCGGCATTGTCGCTGCGATGCTTGCCTAA